A section of the Flavobacteriales bacterium genome encodes:
- the ppk2 gene encoding polyphosphate kinase 2: MDLTEEDVQMLNSKAGLRQLIRSSKVNLGKSLEYARYDHRLKELQAEMIKLQTWVMENNKKVVVVYEGRDAAGKGGAIRRTTAHINPRAYRVVALPKPTAEEAGQWYFQRYVRRLPIPGEIVFFDRSWYNRAVVEPVNGFCTEEQYNIFMENVNEFEKMLVQGDTYLIKMYFSISKEEQVRRFADIKKDPLKKWKMSPVDERAQELWDEYTKYKQVMFDRTNTTLCPWTIIDANVKTEARIRSLEHILNTIPYEK; the protein is encoded by the coding sequence ATCGACCTCACGGAAGAGGATGTGCAAATGCTGAACTCCAAAGCAGGGCTTCGGCAATTGATCCGTTCCTCTAAGGTAAACCTTGGTAAATCGTTGGAATACGCCCGCTACGATCATCGCCTCAAGGAATTGCAGGCAGAGATGATCAAGCTGCAAACATGGGTGATGGAGAACAACAAAAAGGTGGTGGTTGTGTATGAAGGTCGTGATGCTGCCGGAAAGGGTGGCGCCATCCGAAGGACCACCGCCCACATCAATCCACGTGCATACCGCGTAGTGGCTCTTCCAAAACCAACAGCAGAAGAGGCCGGACAATGGTATTTTCAGCGTTATGTGCGCAGACTTCCCATCCCTGGAGAGATCGTTTTCTTTGACCGTAGCTGGTACAACCGTGCGGTTGTGGAACCTGTTAACGGCTTCTGCACCGAAGAGCAGTACAACATTTTTATGGAGAACGTGAATGAGTTTGAGAAGATGCTCGTTCAGGGCGACACGTATCTCATCAAAATGTACTTTTCAATAAGTAAAGAGGAACAGGTCCGCAGGTTTGCCGACATCAAAAAAGATCCATTGAAAAAGTGGAAAATGAGCCCGGTGGATGAACGTGCACAGGAACTTTGGGATGAATACACCAAATACAAACAGGTGATGTTCGATAGGACCAACACCACGCTTTGCCCTTGGACCATCATTGATGCCAACGTGAAAACCGAGGCACGCATCCGCTCCTTGGAGCATATTCTGAACACCATTCCGTACGAAAAATAG
- the ppk2 gene encoding polyphosphate kinase 2, with translation MDTQFTKEELENFTTRKEVIQLAKDKGIKIRNHIANREYEIELAKLQAQLVSLQRWIFKRKLRVAILLEGRDASGKGGTIKRFTEHLNPRSSRIVALNKPTEIEKGQWFFRRYISQLPEPGEIVFFDRSWYNRAVVEPVMGFCNRAQYERFMVQVPEFEHMLYEDGVIIIKFWFSITKDEQQKRFESRMKNPLKQWKFSPVDMKGQEYWDEYTYYKEQMFAKTHNSFSPWIIVKTNSKRTARLESMRYILSRFDYDGKEHAETVLLPDPNVIMRYYRHIQQLDV, from the coding sequence ATGGACACGCAGTTCACCAAAGAGGAGCTTGAGAATTTCACCACCCGCAAGGAGGTGATCCAGTTGGCGAAAGACAAAGGCATCAAGATCCGTAATCATATTGCCAACCGCGAATATGAAATTGAACTGGCCAAACTGCAAGCACAACTCGTAAGTCTGCAGCGTTGGATTTTCAAGCGTAAACTACGTGTGGCCATTCTGCTTGAAGGACGTGATGCTTCTGGGAAAGGGGGCACCATCAAGCGTTTTACCGAGCACCTCAATCCGCGTTCGAGCCGCATTGTAGCTTTGAACAAACCTACCGAGATCGAAAAGGGACAGTGGTTCTTCAGACGCTACATCAGCCAGTTGCCCGAACCAGGCGAGATCGTCTTCTTTGACCGCAGCTGGTACAACCGTGCCGTGGTGGAACCTGTGATGGGTTTCTGCAACCGCGCCCAGTACGAACGTTTCATGGTGCAGGTGCCCGAGTTCGAACACATGCTGTATGAAGATGGCGTCATCATCATCAAATTCTGGTTCTCCATTACAAAAGATGAGCAGCAGAAACGTTTCGAATCGCGGATGAAAAACCCGCTGAAGCAATGGAAGTTCAGTCCGGTGGACATGAAAGGACAGGAATACTGGGACGAATACACCTACTATAAGGAGCAGATGTTCGCTAAAACCCACAACAGCTTCAGTCCGTGGATCATTGTAAAGACCAACAGCAAGCGCACCGCCCGTCTTGAGAGCATGCGCTACATTCTTTCACGGTTCGATTATGATGGAAAGGAGCATGCTGAGACCGTGCTCCTACCCGACCCGAACGTCATCATGCGGTATTACCGACACATCCAACAACTCGATGTCTGA
- a CDS encoding divergent PAP2 family protein has protein sequence MNIFLEHIHGTGWEVIVAFVASNLIAQFFKILTVAVKKRSFKWTILFATGGMPSSHSSTVVSMATSVGLIDGFNSTSYAIAVCFATVVMFDAAGLRRNASKQAMVLNRMIKQLLAPDSETGKVKLKEFLGHTPTEVLVGALLGVAVSLFIHYGFRIPFIMELLPSA, from the coding sequence ATGAACATCTTCCTTGAACATATACACGGAACGGGTTGGGAAGTAATTGTGGCGTTCGTGGCCTCCAACCTCATTGCGCAGTTCTTCAAGATACTGACGGTGGCTGTGAAAAAGCGGTCCTTTAAATGGACCATTCTTTTCGCCACGGGCGGAATGCCCTCAAGCCATAGCTCCACGGTGGTTTCCATGGCCACATCCGTTGGACTCATTGACGGTTTCAATTCTACCTCCTACGCCATTGCCGTCTGCTTTGCCACCGTGGTGATGTTTGATGCTGCGGGATTGCGCAGAAACGCCAGCAAACAGGCCATGGTACTCAACCGAATGATCAAACAGCTTCTTGCCCCCGACAGCGAGACTGGAAAGGTGAAACTGAAGGAATTCCTCGGGCATACGCCCACCGAGGTGCTTGTTGGCGCGCTGCTTGGCGTGGCGGTAAGTCTGTTCATCCACTATGGGTTCAGGATTCCATTCATCATGGAATTACTTCCTTCTGCCTGA
- the rsgA gene encoding ribosome small subunit-dependent GTPase A: MADLRKGTVIRSTGSWSSVMDEHGTVLDCRLRGQYRLKGLRTTSPISVGDKVEFEIEPETGKGVIQRIEERKNYIIRKSVNLSKEAHIIASNVDQALIIATVHLPRTSYGFIDRFLCTAEAYNIPAAVLINKCDLNTDKKTKALQQEYVATYQKVGYRVFVASALDGFGMNELKTWMNGKVTLVSGHSGVGKSTLINSLVPELNLRTAEISEVHSKGTHTTTFAEMFPLEGSGYIIDTPGIKEFGMIDMDKYEISHFFPEIFRSSEHCKFNNCLHLNEPGCAVRNDVESGEIPTTRYSSYISIIESIG; encoded by the coding sequence ATGGCAGACCTGAGAAAAGGCACAGTAATTCGAAGTACGGGCAGTTGGAGTTCGGTGATGGACGAACATGGAACCGTGCTGGACTGCCGTTTGCGTGGCCAATATCGGCTCAAAGGTTTGCGCACCACCAGCCCCATTTCTGTAGGCGATAAGGTTGAGTTTGAGATTGAACCAGAAACGGGCAAAGGCGTCATCCAACGCATCGAGGAGCGGAAGAATTACATCATCCGCAAGTCGGTAAATCTCAGCAAGGAAGCGCATATCATTGCTTCGAACGTTGATCAGGCGCTGATCATTGCCACGGTGCATCTGCCGCGTACATCCTACGGTTTCATCGACCGATTTCTGTGTACGGCCGAGGCATACAATATTCCTGCGGCTGTGCTCATCAACAAATGCGACCTGAACACCGACAAAAAGACCAAGGCACTTCAACAAGAATATGTGGCCACATACCAAAAGGTCGGTTATCGCGTATTCGTTGCATCTGCTTTGGATGGTTTTGGAATGAATGAGCTGAAAACGTGGATGAATGGCAAAGTGACGCTGGTCTCTGGACACTCGGGCGTTGGGAAAAGCACGCTCATCAACAGCCTTGTTCCCGAACTGAACCTGAGAACGGCCGAAATATCGGAGGTGCACAGCAAAGGCACGCACACCACCACTTTTGCGGAGATGTTTCCACTGGAAGGGTCAGGCTACATCATCGATACGCCAGGCATTAAGGAATTCGGGATGATCGACATGGACAAGTACGAGATATCGCACTTCTTCCCCGAAATATTCCGAAGTTCTGAGCATTGCAAATTCAACAACTGTCTGCATTTGAATGAGCCTGGCTGCGCTGTACGGAACGATGTAGAGTCGGGTGAGATTCCGACAACCCGCTATTCGAGTTATATTAGCATCATCGAGAGCATCGGATGA
- the gldA gene encoding gliding motility-associated ABC transporter ATP-binding subunit GldA: MSIVVENVTKLYGEQKALDDVSFEVKKGEVLGFLGPNGAGKSTMMKIISCFIPPTSGTVKVGGFDIEQDSMNVRSLVGYLPESNPLYYDMYVKEYLELVCGFYGIKQGRKERVGEMIEVTGLGREQHKQIGQLSKGYKQRVGIAQALIHDPQILILDEPTSGLDPNQLVDIRELIKKLGREKTVMFSSHIMQEVEAVSDRIIIIDKGKLVTDRKVKEVGNKGAFQSVIVEFDVEVEKALIQSVAGVQTIEIISDKTYRIVAQADGDLRKVISEWARQQDLLVLTLKVEDQNLEEIFRQHTK; the protein is encoded by the coding sequence ATGTCGATTGTTGTTGAGAATGTGACGAAACTTTACGGAGAGCAGAAAGCCCTCGATGATGTTTCGTTTGAAGTGAAAAAAGGGGAGGTGCTCGGTTTTCTGGGCCCGAACGGGGCAGGAAAATCGACCATGATGAAGATCATCTCATGTTTCATTCCGCCAACATCAGGAACAGTTAAGGTAGGAGGTTTCGATATTGAACAGGATTCGATGAACGTGCGGTCCTTGGTCGGCTATCTGCCAGAAAGTAATCCGCTTTACTACGACATGTACGTGAAGGAGTATTTGGAGCTGGTCTGTGGTTTCTACGGCATCAAGCAGGGCAGAAAGGAGCGCGTTGGTGAAATGATCGAGGTGACGGGACTTGGAAGAGAGCAGCACAAGCAGATCGGTCAGCTTTCCAAGGGCTACAAGCAGCGGGTAGGTATTGCGCAGGCACTGATCCATGACCCGCAAATTCTTATTCTCGATGAACCGACATCCGGGTTGGATCCCAATCAGTTAGTGGATATCCGTGAACTCATCAAAAAACTTGGAAGAGAGAAAACGGTGATGTTCTCATCGCATATCATGCAGGAGGTGGAGGCCGTTTCCGACCGTATCATCATTATCGATAAGGGAAAATTGGTCACCGACCGAAAGGTAAAAGAGGTTGGAAACAAAGGTGCGTTCCAGTCCGTGATTGTAGAATTTGATGTTGAAGTTGAAAAAGCACTCATCCAAAGCGTTGCAGGCGTTCAGACCATCGAGATCATCTCAGACAAGACGTATCGAATTGTTGCTCAGGCGGATGGCGATCTGCGCAAAGTGATCTCGGAGTGGGCGCGTCAGCAGGATCTGTTGGTTCTTACCCTGAAAGTGGAAGATCAGAACTTGGAAGAGATATTCCGCCAGCACACAAAATAA
- a CDS encoding methionine adenosyltransferase, with protein MAYLFTSESVSEGHPDKVADQISDAMLDEFLKHDPNSKVACETFCTTGLVVVGGEISSQGEGKVKVDEIVRRTVKNIGYTKASYKFDSESCGVISAMHEQSGDIRQGVEEGAGLYKEQGAGDQGMMFGYATNESDNYLPISLDLSHLILREMAEIRKEGKVMKYLGPDSKSQVTIEYNDRGKAHSVHTIVVSTQHDDFDEEERMLAQIKHDVREIVLRRVMKKLPVRIRRMFGRGWQNRITLHVNPTGKFVIGGPHGDVGLTGRKIIVDTYGGRGAHGGGAFSGKDSSKVDRSAAYAARHIAKNLVAAGVCDQALVQVAYAIGVAQPVSLYVNTYKTSKVWLGGKKLSDGEISKMVAELFDMRPAAIVSRFGLRNPVFSETAAYGHFGRESEVKEVEVYYNGPGVVERKGRFFKKVETFAWEKLDRVNELVKVFELDQVPEIPDFMNMTVDED; from the coding sequence ATGGCATATTTATTCACATCAGAATCAGTTTCAGAAGGGCATCCGGATAAGGTTGCCGATCAGATCTCTGACGCAATGCTTGATGAATTCCTCAAGCACGATCCTAACTCAAAGGTGGCCTGCGAAACGTTCTGTACCACTGGATTGGTGGTTGTAGGTGGCGAGATCTCGTCACAGGGAGAAGGAAAAGTGAAAGTGGACGAGATCGTCCGCAGAACGGTGAAGAACATCGGCTACACCAAGGCTTCGTACAAGTTCGATTCGGAAAGCTGTGGGGTCATTTCCGCCATGCACGAGCAATCTGGAGATATTCGTCAGGGAGTGGAAGAAGGCGCTGGTCTTTACAAGGAGCAGGGAGCCGGTGATCAGGGAATGATGTTCGGCTACGCAACCAATGAATCGGACAATTACCTGCCCATTTCGTTGGATCTTTCACACCTGATCCTTCGCGAAATGGCGGAGATCAGAAAGGAAGGAAAGGTCATGAAGTACTTGGGGCCTGACAGCAAGTCGCAGGTTACCATTGAGTACAACGATCGCGGTAAGGCACATTCTGTTCATACAATTGTTGTTTCAACGCAGCACGATGATTTTGATGAGGAAGAAAGAATGCTTGCACAGATAAAGCATGATGTGCGCGAGATCGTGTTGAGGAGGGTAATGAAAAAACTGCCGGTAAGAATCCGAAGAATGTTCGGTAGAGGTTGGCAGAACAGAATCACACTTCACGTAAACCCAACAGGAAAATTCGTGATCGGAGGTCCTCACGGAGACGTTGGTCTGACAGGAAGAAAGATCATTGTCGATACCTACGGAGGTCGCGGAGCCCACGGTGGTGGTGCCTTCTCGGGCAAAGATTCATCAAAAGTAGACAGAAGTGCTGCCTATGCCGCGCGCCATATCGCCAAGAACTTGGTGGCAGCAGGTGTTTGCGATCAGGCGCTGGTGCAGGTTGCTTACGCCATCGGTGTGGCTCAACCGGTAAGTCTTTACGTTAATACGTACAAGACCTCCAAAGTTTGGTTGGGAGGAAAGAAACTTTCTGATGGCGAGATCTCTAAGATGGTTGCCGAGTTGTTCGATATGCGTCCAGCGGCCATTGTTTCGCGTTTCGGTCTGAGAAATCCAGTATTCTCTGAAACGGCTGCCTATGGTCATTTTGGCCGCGAAAGCGAGGTCAAGGAAGTTGAAGTTTACTACAACGGACCTGGCGTGGTTGAGCGCAAGGGTCGATTCTTCAAGAAGGTGGAAACATTTGCTTGGGAAAAACTGGACCGTGTGAATGAACTGGTGAAGGTGTTTGAATTGGATCAGGTTCCAGAAATTCCAGATTTCATGAACATGACAGTAGACGAAGATTGA
- a CDS encoding ribosome biogenesis GTPase Der gives MSNIVAIVGRPNVGKSTLFNRLIGERQAIVDEQSGVTRDRTYGKSNWNGVEFTVIDSGGYIQGSEDVFEGEIRKQVEIAIEEASVLLFVVDVSAGIMGPDEVVASVLRKAEKPILLVVNKVDNNERIADATEFYALGLGEYHCISGINGSGTGELLDDIVSHLDKDDVLPESNFPRFAIVGRPNVGKSSLTNALLGEERNIVTDIAGTTRDSIDSHYKGFGFEFTLVDTAGIRKKKSVHEDVEFYSVLRSIKAIESCDVCILMIDATQGFEHQDLSIFSLAKKNHKGIVILVNKWDLMEKDTMSTKRYTEQIQSKIAPFTDVPILFVSALTKQRIHKALEIAVDVYNNRSKRINTRKLNEVMLPIIQTTPPPTMKHYYIKIKYVTQLPTYFPSFAFFCNHPKHVREDYRRFLENKVRENFGFTGVPIEIYFRKK, from the coding sequence ATGAGCAATATTGTAGCGATAGTTGGAAGGCCAAACGTGGGCAAATCGACCCTGTTCAACAGGTTGATCGGTGAGCGACAGGCCATTGTGGACGAGCAAAGTGGCGTAACGCGCGACAGAACCTACGGCAAGTCGAATTGGAATGGAGTTGAATTCACCGTCATCGATTCGGGAGGATACATTCAAGGTTCTGAAGATGTTTTTGAAGGGGAGATCCGCAAGCAGGTGGAAATCGCTATTGAAGAGGCAAGCGTTCTTCTTTTCGTAGTTGATGTGTCAGCGGGCATCATGGGGCCGGATGAAGTGGTTGCAAGCGTGCTTCGTAAGGCCGAAAAGCCGATTCTTCTGGTTGTGAACAAGGTTGACAATAACGAGCGGATCGCTGATGCAACGGAATTCTATGCGTTGGGCCTTGGCGAATACCATTGCATTTCGGGAATCAACGGAAGTGGAACGGGCGAACTTTTGGACGATATCGTATCGCATCTCGACAAAGATGACGTACTACCAGAATCAAACTTCCCGCGCTTTGCAATTGTGGGTCGTCCGAATGTGGGAAAATCGAGCCTGACGAATGCCCTTTTGGGTGAGGAAAGGAATATTGTAACCGACATTGCAGGCACTACGCGCGATTCGATCGACAGCCACTACAAAGGTTTCGGTTTTGAATTCACATTGGTCGATACGGCAGGCATCCGAAAGAAAAAGTCGGTGCATGAGGATGTAGAGTTCTACTCGGTGCTCCGCTCCATCAAAGCCATTGAAAGTTGTGATGTCTGTATTCTGATGATCGATGCTACGCAAGGCTTCGAACATCAGGACCTTTCCATTTTCTCATTGGCCAAGAAAAACCACAAGGGAATTGTGATCCTTGTGAACAAGTGGGACCTGATGGAGAAAGATACCATGTCTACCAAACGATACACGGAACAGATCCAATCCAAGATCGCTCCGTTTACGGATGTTCCTATTCTGTTTGTGAGCGCATTGACCAAGCAGCGCATCCATAAGGCACTTGAGATTGCTGTGGATGTTTACAACAACCGTTCGAAGCGGATCAATACGCGCAAGTTGAACGAGGTGATGCTTCCGATCATTCAAACAACTCCTCCGCCAACGATGAAGCACTATTACATCAAGATCAAGTATGTAACGCAGCTGCCTACTTACTTTCCTTCGTTTGCGTTCTTCTGCAACCATCCGAAACACGTACGGGAAGATTATCGGAGGTTCTTGGAGAATAAGGTCCGTGAGAACTTTGGGTTCACCGGGGTTCCGATAGAGATCTACTTCCGAAAAAAGTAA
- a CDS encoding GTPase Era yields MSHKAGFVTIIGKPNVGKSTLMNALIGEKLSITNPKAQTTRHRILGIWNDDDHQIVFSDTPGILDPAYKLQENMMAFVDSAIKDADLLLYLVEVEEPFNEVLIEQVAKVKCPVIIVINKIDLNDQEKVAERIQAWNGKLPKAEILPVSALHGFNTKELLELMKTHLPDHPPYYDKEELTDRNVRFFVSEIIREKILKHYKKEIPYSVEVVIEDYKEQKDMDRIKATIFVERESQKIIIIGQGGRSIKRMGTEARRDIENFIQKKVFLDLTVKVRKDWRSNDRDLKEFGYL; encoded by the coding sequence ATGTCACACAAGGCCGGTTTTGTTACAATCATCGGTAAGCCGAATGTGGGAAAATCCACGCTGATGAACGCGTTGATCGGAGAAAAGCTCTCCATCACCAACCCAAAGGCCCAGACAACACGACATCGGATTCTCGGAATTTGGAATGATGATGACCATCAGATCGTATTCTCCGATACACCAGGCATTCTTGACCCAGCTTACAAACTGCAGGAGAATATGATGGCGTTTGTGGACTCTGCCATCAAGGATGCCGACCTCCTCCTCTACTTGGTTGAAGTGGAAGAACCGTTCAATGAAGTGCTCATTGAGCAGGTTGCCAAAGTGAAGTGTCCGGTCATTATTGTCATCAACAAGATCGATCTGAACGATCAGGAAAAGGTGGCTGAACGTATTCAAGCATGGAATGGGAAACTTCCGAAAGCTGAAATCCTACCTGTTTCAGCCCTGCATGGTTTTAATACGAAGGAGTTGTTGGAACTGATGAAAACGCACCTTCCCGATCATCCACCCTATTATGACAAGGAAGAGCTGACGGACCGAAACGTCCGCTTCTTTGTTTCGGAGATCATTCGGGAAAAGATCCTCAAGCATTACAAAAAGGAGATTCCTTATTCGGTTGAGGTGGTGATCGAGGATTACAAGGAACAAAAGGACATGGACCGGATCAAGGCCACGATCTTTGTAGAACGGGAATCGCAGAAGATCATCATCATAGGCCAAGGTGGCAGATCCATTAAACGGATGGGCACGGAAGCCAGACGGGACATCGAGAACTTTATTCAGAAGAAGGTGTTTTTGGATCTGACCGTGAAGGTTAGAAAGGATTGGCGCAGTAACGACCGAGACCTGAAGGAATTCGGTTATCTATAA